A window of the Emys orbicularis isolate rEmyOrb1 chromosome 1, rEmyOrb1.hap1, whole genome shotgun sequence genome harbors these coding sequences:
- the LOC135895540 gene encoding olfactory receptor 51G2-like, translating into MSAVNDTKLKYSVFLLTGIPGQEDVQNLWISLTFCFIYVFSILGNSTILFIIKTDPSLHEPMYIFLSMLAVTDLGISISTMPTILGIHLFNSREISLDACFAQLFFIHSFAFTESSILLFMAFDRFVAISSPLRYASILTLPRVSKMGLVCVLRGVAVSFPFPFLLKRLQYCRANVLSHSYCLHLDVMNLACSDITVNYIYGLFLTIFTVGLDSLLIFLSYVMILKTVLSVASHTECLRALNTCVSHLCAVLFFYIPVIGLAFIHRFGNSSSPLLQIVLGYIYLLVPPLINSIVYSVKSKHLRARIIRVFVK; encoded by the coding sequence atgtcagctgtcaatgacaccaaaCTCAAATACTCAGTGTTCCTTCTCaccgggatacctgggcaggaagacGTCCAAAATCTCTGGATCTCTCTCACCTTCTGCTTCATTTACGTTTTTTCAATATTGGGAAATTCAACtattctgttcattataaaaacagatccaagcctccatgagcccatgtacattttcctttccatgttggcaGTCACAGACCTTGGCATATCGATATCCACCATGCCTACAATACTGGGCATACATTTGTTTAACTCTAGGGAGATCAGCCTCGATGCCTGTTttgcccagctgttcttcatccactcaTTTGCATTCACTGAATCCTCCATACTCTTGTTTATGGCATTTGACCGCTTTGTCGCGATCTCTAGCCCactgagatatgcttccatcttaacCCTGCCAAGAGTATCCAAGATGGGACTGGTGTGTGTGCTAAGAGGGGTGGCCGTATCATTCCCATTCCCCTTTCTCCTGAAACGATTGCAATACTGTCgagccaatgtcctctcccattcctactgcctgcACCTGGATGTCATGAATCTGGCTTGTTCGGACATCACAGTCAACTACATCTATGGCTTGTTTCTTACAATCTTCACGGTGGGGTTGGATTCACtgctcatcttcctctcttatgtgatgatcctcaaaactGTGCTGAGTGTTGCATCACACACGGAGTGCCtcagggccctgaacacctgTGTCTCCCACCTCTGCGCTGTCCTGTTCTTCTACATACCAGTTATTGGCTTGGCTTTTATACACAGATTTGGGAATAGCTCATCTCCCTTACTACAGATTGTCCTCGGCTACATCTACCTGCTCGTCCCACCCCTCATTAACTCAATCGTGTACagcgtgaaaagcaaacaccttcgtgcAAGGATAATCAGAGTGTTCGTCAAGTGA